A region of the Planktothrix tepida PCC 9214 genome:
CTCTCGATAAAGTTGATAGGTTCTGCCCGCAACTTCCATAATATTCTCGAAATCCGTTGGCAATCCTTCAGCTAAATCATGGAGTTCCATTTTTAATTGTCCACCTT
Encoded here:
- a CDS encoding CCE_0567 family metalloprotein; amino-acid sequence: MVQVDLTLDELKTKIKRLNSQGGQLKMELHDLAEGLPTDFENIMEVAGRTYQLYRELDELKKQLKARESQ